The Bacteroides acidifaciens genome includes a region encoding these proteins:
- a CDS encoding ABC-F family ATP-binding cassette domain-containing protein — protein MISVDGLAVEFGGTTLFSDISFVINEKDRIALMGKNGAGKSTLLKILAGVRQPTRGKVSAPKDCVVAYLPQHLMTEDGRTVFDETAQAFAHLHEMEAEIERLNKELETRTDYESDSYMSLIEEVSALSEKFYSIDATNYEEDVEKALLGLGFKRDDFQRQTNDFSGGWRMRIELAKLLLQKPDVLLLDEPTNHLDIESIQWLEDFLINNGKAVIVISHDRKFVDNITTRTIEVTMGRIYDYKVNYSQYLQLRKERREQQQKAYDEQQKFIAETKEFIERFKGTYSKTLQVQSRVKMLEKLELLEVDEEDTSALRLKFPPSPRSGSYPVIMDSVGKAYGEKTVFRNANLTIERGDKVAFVGKNGEGKSTLVKCIMREIEHDGTLTLGHNVQIGYFAQNQASLMDENLTVFQTIDDVAKGEIRNKIRDLLGAFMFGGPEESMKKVKVLSGGERTRLAMIKLLLEPVNLLILDEPTNHLDMKTKDILKQALLDFDGTLIVVSHDRDFLDGLVTKVYEFGNQKVTEHLCGIYEFLEKKKMDSLQELEKK, from the coding sequence ATGATTTCTGTTGATGGATTGGCCGTTGAGTTTGGCGGCACTACTTTATTTAGTGATATTTCCTTTGTAATTAATGAGAAAGACCGCATCGCCCTGATGGGCAAGAACGGGGCGGGAAAAAGTACACTGCTGAAGATTCTGGCGGGTGTACGGCAGCCTACCCGTGGCAAAGTTTCCGCACCGAAAGATTGCGTGGTGGCTTACCTGCCGCAGCACCTGATGACGGAAGACGGGCGGACGGTATTCGACGAAACGGCACAGGCGTTCGCGCATCTGCATGAGATGGAAGCAGAGATTGAGAGGTTGAACAAGGAGTTGGAGACGCGGACGGATTACGAGAGTGACAGTTATATGTCACTGATTGAGGAAGTTTCCGCTTTGAGCGAGAAGTTTTATTCAATTGATGCTACGAATTACGAGGAAGATGTAGAGAAAGCATTGCTGGGACTGGGGTTCAAGCGGGACGACTTCCAACGCCAGACAAATGACTTCAGCGGCGGATGGAGGATGCGTATCGAGTTGGCAAAGTTACTGTTGCAAAAACCGGACGTGTTGTTGCTCGATGAGCCGACGAATCACTTGGACATCGAGTCTATCCAGTGGTTGGAAGATTTTCTGATTAATAACGGTAAGGCGGTGATTGTGATTAGTCACGACCGCAAATTCGTGGATAATATCACGACACGTACTATCGAGGTGACGATGGGGCGTATCTATGACTACAAGGTGAATTACTCGCAATATCTGCAACTGCGCAAGGAACGCCGCGAACAGCAGCAGAAGGCGTATGACGAGCAGCAGAAGTTTATCGCTGAGACGAAGGAGTTTATCGAGCGGTTCAAGGGGACGTACTCGAAGACGTTGCAGGTGCAGAGCCGCGTGAAGATGCTGGAGAAGCTGGAGTTGCTGGAAGTGGACGAAGAGGATACGTCGGCATTGCGGCTGAAATTCCCGCCTTCGCCGCGGTCGGGCAGTTATCCGGTGATTATGGACAGTGTAGGCAAGGCATACGGTGAGAAGACGGTATTCCGCAACGCAAATCTGACGATTGAGCGCGGGGACAAAGTGGCTTTCGTCGGCAAGAACGGTGAGGGTAAGTCTACACTCGTGAAATGTATCATGCGGGAGATTGAGCATGACGGCACGCTGACGTTGGGGCATAATGTGCAAATCGGATATTTCGCACAGAACCAGGCATCGCTGATGGATGAGAACCTGACGGTATTCCAGACGATTGACGATGTGGCGAAGGGTGAGATTCGGAACAAGATTCGTGATTTGCTGGGTGCTTTCATGTTTGGCGGACCGGAAGAGTCGATGAAGAAGGTGAAGGTGTTGTCCGGTGGTGAGCGGACGCGGTTGGCGATGATTAAGCTGCTGCTGGAGCCTGTCAATCTCCTGATTCTCGATGAGCCGACGAATCATCTAGACATGAAGACGAAGGATATTCTGAAACAGGCGTTACTCGATTTTGACGGGACGCTGATTGTCGTTTCGCACGACCGTGACTTCCTCGACGGACTGGTGACAAAGGTGTATGAGTTCGGCAACCAAAAGGTGACGGAACATCTTTGCGGCATCTACGAGTTCCTGGAGAAGAAGAAAATGGATTCGTTGCAGGAACTGGAAAAGAAATAA
- a CDS encoding response regulator: MEGVQTNEFRPLILVAEDDDSNFKLIKAIIGKKCDIEWARNGEEMVQLFQQHHEKVKAMLMDIKMPVMNGLEATKIIRESNTEIPIIMQTAYAFSSDKENAMNAGATEVLVKPITLGILRTTLSKYLPDLKW; this comes from the coding sequence ATGGAAGGCGTACAAACCAATGAATTCCGTCCACTGATTCTGGTGGCCGAGGATGATGACAGCAACTTCAAATTAATAAAGGCTATCATAGGTAAAAAATGTGATATCGAATGGGCTAGAAACGGTGAGGAAATGGTGCAGTTGTTCCAGCAGCACCATGAAAAAGTCAAAGCGATGCTGATGGATATCAAAATGCCTGTAATGAACGGACTGGAAGCGACGAAAATAATCCGTGAGTCCAATACGGAAATCCCCATTATCATGCAGACCGCTTATGCTTTCAGCTCCGATAAGGAGAACGCAATGAACGCGGGAGCGACGGAAGTGCTGGTGAAGCCGATTACTTTGGGAATTCTTCGCACTACATTAAGTAAATACTTACCCGACTTGAAATGGTAG
- a CDS encoding inorganic phosphate transporter, whose protein sequence is METIYLCIIIFLFVLAVFDLIVGVSNDAVNFLNSAVGAKAASFKTILFIAGIGIFIGASLSNGMMDIARHGIYQPEHFYFAEIMCILLAVMLTDVVLLDVFNSMGMPTSTTVSLVFELLGGTFALSLIKVHNSDTLGLGDLINTDKALSVIMAIFVSVAIAFFFGMLVQWIARVVFTFNYKKKMKYSIALFGGIAATSIIYFMLIKGLKDSSFMTPDNKHWIQENTWMLITVFFVSFTILMQVLHWLKVNVFKVVVLMGTFALALAFAGNDLVNFIGVPLAGFSSFMDYTANGAGNANGFLMTSLLGPAKTPWYFLIGAGTIMVYALCTSKKAHAVIKTSVDLSRQDEGEETFGSTPIARTVVRISMTLANSISRIMPENTKQWFNSRFRKDEAIIADGAAFDLVRASVNLVLAGLLIALGTSLKLPLSTTYVTFMVAMGTSLADRAWGRDSAVYRITGVLSVIGGWFITAGAAFTICFFVALVLHYGGNISIIALIALAVFTLIRSQVMYKKRKAKAKGNETLKQLMQTTDSEEALQLMRKHTREELSKVLEYTETNFELTVTSFLHENLRGLRRAMGSTKFEKQLIKQMKRTGTVAMCRLDNNTVLEKGLYYYQGNDFASELVYSIARLCEPCLEHIDNNFNPLDAIQKGEFSDVSEDITYLIQQCRKKLESNEYANMEEEIRRANDLNGQLSLLKRKELQRIQSQSGSIRVSMVYLTMVQEAQNVVTYTINLMKVSRKFQMENDMP, encoded by the coding sequence ATGGAGACAATTTATTTATGCATCATCATCTTCCTCTTCGTCCTTGCCGTCTTCGACCTGATAGTCGGAGTAAGCAATGACGCAGTCAACTTCCTGAACTCGGCGGTAGGCGCCAAAGCCGCCTCATTCAAGACCATCCTGTTCATAGCCGGCATCGGAATTTTCATCGGCGCCTCCCTGTCCAACGGAATGATGGACATCGCCCGTCACGGCATCTACCAACCCGAGCACTTCTACTTTGCCGAAATCATGTGCATCCTGCTCGCCGTCATGCTGACCGACGTGGTACTGCTCGATGTATTCAACTCCATGGGCATGCCCACCTCCACCACCGTATCCCTCGTCTTCGAGCTCCTCGGCGGAACCTTTGCCCTCTCCCTCATCAAAGTACACAACAGCGACACCCTCGGTCTGGGCGACCTCATCAATACCGACAAAGCCCTCTCCGTCATCATGGCCATCTTCGTATCCGTTGCCATCGCCTTCTTCTTCGGAATGCTCGTGCAGTGGATAGCCCGTGTGGTCTTCACCTTCAACTATAAGAAAAAGATGAAATACAGCATCGCCCTCTTCGGCGGTATCGCTGCAACTTCCATCATCTACTTCATGCTCATCAAGGGACTGAAAGACAGCTCCTTCATGACCCCCGACAACAAACATTGGATACAAGAAAACACATGGATGCTCATCACCGTCTTCTTCGTATCCTTCACCATACTGATGCAAGTGCTCCACTGGCTCAAAGTCAACGTCTTCAAAGTCGTTGTCCTCATGGGTACCTTCGCCCTTGCCCTCGCCTTCGCCGGCAATGACCTCGTCAACTTCATCGGTGTCCCCCTCGCAGGCTTCTCCTCCTTCATGGACTACACCGCCAACGGAGCAGGCAACGCCAACGGATTCCTGATGACCTCACTGCTAGGCCCCGCCAAAACCCCGTGGTACTTCCTCATTGGTGCCGGCACCATCATGGTCTACGCCCTCTGCACCTCCAAGAAAGCCCACGCAGTAATCAAGACTTCCGTCGACCTCTCCCGCCAGGACGAAGGCGAAGAAACCTTCGGAAGCACCCCGATAGCCCGCACCGTAGTCCGCATCAGCATGACACTTGCCAACAGCATCTCCCGCATCATGCCCGAGAACACCAAACAGTGGTTCAATTCCCGCTTCCGCAAAGACGAAGCCATCATCGCCGACGGAGCCGCCTTCGACCTTGTCCGCGCATCCGTCAACCTCGTACTGGCAGGCCTGCTCATCGCCCTGGGAACTTCGCTGAAGCTCCCCCTCTCCACCACCTACGTCACCTTCATGGTAGCGATGGGTACTTCACTCGCCGACCGTGCCTGGGGACGTGACTCCGCCGTCTACCGTATCACAGGCGTACTGAGCGTCATCGGTGGCTGGTTCATCACCGCTGGAGCAGCCTTCACCATCTGTTTCTTCGTCGCCCTCGTACTCCATTACGGTGGCAACATCTCCATCATCGCCCTTATCGCCCTCGCCGTATTCACCTTGATACGCAGCCAAGTGATGTACAAAAAACGCAAAGCGAAAGCGAAAGGCAACGAAACCCTGAAACAACTCATGCAGACCACAGACAGCGAAGAAGCCCTGCAACTGATGCGCAAGCACACCCGCGAAGAGCTCTCCAAAGTACTGGAGTATACAGAAACGAATTTCGAACTCACCGTCACCTCTTTCCTGCACGAGAATCTCCGCGGACTGCGTCGTGCGATGGGTTCCACCAAGTTTGAGAAGCAACTCATCAAGCAGATGAAGCGCACAGGAACCGTAGCCATGTGCCGCCTCGACAACAACACCGTGCTCGAAAAAGGACTCTACTACTACCAGGGCAACGACTTCGCCAGCGAACTGGTGTACAGCATCGCCCGCCTGTGCGAACCATGCCTCGAACATATCGACAATAACTTCAACCCTCTCGACGCTATCCAGAAAGGTGAATTCAGCGATGTCTCCGAAGACATCACCTACTTGATTCAGCAATGCCGCAAAAAGCTGGAAAGCAACGAGTACGCCAATATGGAAGAAGAAATCCGCCGTGCCAACGACCTCAACGGCCAGCTCTCACTGCTGAAACGCAAGGAACTGCAACGCATCCAAAGCCAGTCGGGAAGCATCCGCGTAAGCATGGTCTATCTGACAATGGTGCAGGAAGCACAGAACGTAGTGACTTACACAATCAACCTGATGAAAGTAAGCCGCAAATTTCAAATGGAAAACGATATGCCCTAG
- a CDS encoding DUF6769 family protein produces the protein MKGKKRIIVTLLFFINIIMLVAAVIPHHHHSDGMICMKQDLPVEQQCPMHHHHHPANDSCCSSECLTRFQSPVPSVHTDSGPDYVFIATLFTDVIIEHLLRPLERRVKNYYVYRDSLHGTDTPRATSLRAPPYSVFA, from the coding sequence ATGAAGGGGAAGAAACGAATTATAGTAACTCTGCTGTTTTTTATCAACATTATCATGTTGGTGGCAGCCGTTATCCCCCATCACCATCACTCCGACGGAATGATTTGCATGAAGCAGGACTTGCCGGTAGAGCAGCAATGCCCTATGCATCATCACCACCACCCGGCAAACGATTCGTGTTGCAGCAGCGAGTGCCTGACGCGTTTCCAATCGCCTGTGCCATCCGTACATACGGATAGCGGTCCGGATTATGTATTCATCGCTACGCTATTCACGGATGTAATCATAGAACATTTATTGCGACCGCTAGAGAGACGGGTCAAGAACTACTACGTCTACCGAGACTCTCTGCATGGTACGGATACTCCCCGTGCCACTTCCCTTCGTGCTCCCCCCTACTCTGTTTTTGCATAA
- a CDS encoding efflux RND transporter periplasmic adaptor subunit, whose protein sequence is MKKIFLMGILGLFALGSCTNKNAQSHDHEGHDHSTVTHNHDGHNHEAEGHNHEAEGAGHSHEGECNGDHNEAANAHSDEIILPKAKADAAGVKVSVVEPAPFRQVIKTSGQVLAAQGDESVAVATVAGVVSFRGKVTEGMSVGSGTPLVTISSHNIADGDPVQRARIAYEVSKKEYERMKALVANKIVSDKDFAQAEQNYENARISYEALAKNHSAIGQNITAPIAGYVKSILVKEGDYVTIGQPLVSVTQNRRLFLRAEVSEKYYPYLRTISSANFQTPYNNKVYELGALNGRLLSFGKTSGDNSFYVPVTFEFDNKGDVISGSFVEVYLLSSQLDNVLSLPRTALTEEQGVFFVYLQLDEEGYKKQEVTLGADNGKSVQILTGIKAGDRVVTEGAYQVRLASASNAIPAHSHEH, encoded by the coding sequence ATGAAGAAGATTTTTTTGATGGGAATCCTGGGCTTGTTCGCTTTGGGCTCCTGCACTAACAAGAATGCGCAAAGTCATGACCACGAAGGACATGACCATAGTACCGTCACACACAACCACGATGGACACAATCATGAAGCGGAAGGACACAACCACGAGGCGGAAGGTGCCGGGCACTCTCACGAAGGAGAATGTAACGGTGACCACAACGAAGCCGCCAACGCCCACAGCGATGAAATTATTCTCCCGAAAGCGAAAGCTGACGCTGCCGGAGTTAAGGTGAGCGTCGTAGAGCCTGCCCCTTTCCGGCAAGTTATCAAAACCAGCGGACAGGTATTGGCTGCACAAGGAGACGAATCCGTAGCCGTAGCCACAGTGGCAGGCGTTGTCTCTTTCCGCGGAAAGGTGACGGAAGGCATGAGCGTAGGAAGCGGCACTCCGTTGGTCACCATTTCTTCGCACAACATCGCAGACGGCGACCCGGTGCAGCGTGCCCGCATCGCTTACGAAGTCTCAAAGAAAGAATACGAACGCATGAAAGCACTTGTAGCCAACAAAATCGTATCCGATAAGGATTTTGCACAGGCGGAGCAGAATTACGAAAATGCCCGTATCAGCTACGAAGCGCTCGCAAAGAACCATTCGGCAATCGGACAGAACATTACCGCACCCATCGCCGGATACGTGAAGAGCATCCTCGTGAAAGAGGGGGACTATGTGACCATCGGCCAACCGCTAGTCAGCGTGACGCAGAACCGCCGCCTGTTCCTTCGTGCCGAAGTGTCGGAAAAGTATTATCCGTATCTCCGCACAATCAGTTCCGCCAATTTCCAGACGCCTTATAATAATAAGGTGTACGAGTTGGGCGCACTGAACGGACGGCTTCTTTCTTTCGGAAAGACATCGGGAGACAACTCTTTCTATGTACCCGTGACTTTTGAATTTGACAATAAAGGCGATGTCATCTCCGGCTCGTTCGTTGAGGTTTATCTGCTTTCTTCACAACTGGATAATGTGCTTTCCCTTCCCCGCACGGCATTGACCGAAGAGCAGGGAGTGTTCTTTGTATATCTGCAACTCGACGAGGAAGGATATAAGAAACAGGAAGTCACTTTAGGCGCCGACAACGGCAAGAGCGTGCAAATCCTCACCGGAATTAAAGCAGGCGACCGTGTCGTGACCGAGGGGGCTTATCAGGTTCGTCTGGCAAGTGCCAGCAACGCCATCCCTGCACACAGCCACGAGCATTAA
- a CDS encoding efflux RND transporter permease subunit, which yields MLNKIIHYSLHNRLVVLCAAVLLLIAGTYTAMNTEVDVFPDLNAPTVVIMTEANGMAAEEVEQLVTFPVETAVNGATGVRRVRSSSTNGFSVVWVEFDWGTDIYLARQIVSEKLAVVSESLPVNVGKPTLGPQSSILGEMLIVGLTADSTSMLDLRTIADWTIRPRLLSTGGVAQVAVLGGDIKEYQIQLDPERMRHYGVSMDEVMAVTQDMNLNANGGVLYEFGNEYIVRGVLSTPKIEELGKSVVKTVNTFPVTLEDIADVKIGPKVPKLGTASERGKPAILMTVTKQPATSTLELTDKLEASLKDLQKNLPADVKVSTDIFRQSRFIESSIGNVKKSLFEGGIFVVIVLFLFLANVRTTVISLVTLPISLLVSILTLHYMGLTINTMSLGGMAIAIGSLVDDAIVDVENVYQRLRENRQKPEAGRLSTLEVVFNASKEVRMPILNSTLIIVVSFVPLFFLSGMEGRMLVPLGIAFIVALFASTVVALTLTPVLCSYLLGSNKTNKELKESFIARWMKGIYGKALTWVLAHKRVTLGSTIGLFVIALGVFFTLGRSFLPSFNEGSFTINISSLPGISLEESNKMGHRAEELLLTIPEIQTVARKTGRAELDEHALGVNVSEIEAPFELKDRPRSELVAEVREKLGTITGANIEIGQPISHRIDAMLSGTKANIAIKLFGDDLNKMFSLGNQIKEAIGDIPGIADLNVEQQIERPQLKIQPKREMLAKFGITLPEFSEYVNVALAGKVISQVYEQGKSFDLIVKVKDDARDEMEKIRNLMVDTNDGRKVPLNYVAEVVSSMGPNTINRENVKRKIVISANVADRDLRSVVNDIQKRIDTSVQLPEGYHIEYGGQFESEQAASRTLALTSFISIVVIFLLLYHEFRSVKESGVILLNLPLALIGGVFALVITTGEVSIPAIIGFISLFGIATRNGMLLISHYNHLQKEEGLNVYDSVIQGSLDRLNPILMTALSSALALIPLALGGDLPGNEIQSPMAKVILGGLLTSTFLNGFIVPIVYLMMHQRLRSAEARVPSGTLPSEGVSISEM from the coding sequence GTGCTTAATAAAATCATACATTACTCCCTGCACAACCGCCTGGTTGTGCTCTGCGCGGCCGTTCTCCTGCTCATCGCCGGAACTTACACCGCCATGAATACGGAAGTAGACGTGTTTCCCGACCTCAACGCCCCTACGGTGGTCATCATGACCGAAGCCAACGGTATGGCAGCCGAGGAAGTGGAACAACTCGTCACCTTTCCAGTCGAAACAGCCGTGAACGGTGCTACCGGTGTACGCCGTGTACGTTCCTCTTCCACCAACGGTTTTTCTGTCGTATGGGTGGAATTTGACTGGGGGACAGATATTTACCTCGCCCGTCAGATTGTCAGCGAGAAACTGGCGGTGGTCAGCGAATCACTTCCTGTCAATGTCGGCAAGCCGACTCTCGGCCCTCAGTCTTCGATTCTCGGTGAAATGCTTATCGTCGGCCTGACTGCCGACTCGACCTCGATGCTCGACCTTCGGACGATTGCCGACTGGACGATTCGCCCTCGTTTGTTGTCTACCGGCGGTGTGGCGCAGGTGGCAGTACTGGGCGGAGACATCAAAGAATACCAGATTCAGCTAGACCCGGAACGGATGCGCCACTACGGTGTTTCAATGGACGAAGTGATGGCTGTCACCCAGGATATGAACCTCAACGCTAACGGTGGCGTGCTCTACGAGTTTGGAAATGAGTACATTGTGCGTGGCGTTCTTTCCACACCGAAGATAGAGGAACTGGGCAAGTCTGTCGTGAAAACGGTGAATACTTTCCCCGTGACACTGGAAGACATTGCCGATGTGAAAATCGGCCCGAAAGTCCCGAAACTGGGAACGGCTTCCGAACGCGGCAAACCTGCCATACTGATGACTGTCACTAAACAACCTGCCACAAGCACGCTCGAACTGACGGACAAACTGGAAGCTTCACTGAAAGACCTTCAGAAGAACTTGCCTGCGGACGTGAAAGTATCCACCGATATTTTCCGTCAGAGCCGTTTTATCGAAAGTTCTATCGGCAACGTGAAGAAGTCGCTTTTTGAGGGTGGTATCTTTGTGGTTATCGTTCTTTTCCTGTTCCTCGCGAATGTGCGCACAACGGTGATTTCGTTGGTGACATTGCCTATCTCGCTGCTTGTTTCTATTCTGACGCTGCACTATATGGGACTGACCATCAACACGATGAGTCTCGGCGGTATGGCGATTGCCATCGGTTCGCTGGTGGACGACGCGATTGTCGACGTGGAAAATGTGTACCAACGGCTGCGGGAGAACCGCCAGAAACCGGAAGCCGGACGGCTTAGTACGCTCGAAGTGGTGTTCAACGCTTCGAAAGAGGTGCGTATGCCTATTCTTAATTCGACGTTGATTATCGTTGTCAGCTTCGTTCCGTTGTTCTTCCTGAGTGGAATGGAAGGACGTATGCTGGTTCCGCTAGGCATAGCGTTTATCGTGGCGCTGTTTGCTTCGACGGTAGTCGCGCTCACGCTGACTCCGGTGCTTTGCTCATATCTGCTGGGCAGCAACAAGACGAACAAGGAGCTGAAAGAGTCTTTCATAGCCCGTTGGATGAAAGGGATTTACGGAAAAGCGCTCACATGGGTGCTGGCGCACAAACGGGTGACTTTGGGTAGTACTATCGGACTGTTTGTTATCGCTCTCGGTGTGTTCTTCACGCTCGGGCGCAGCTTCTTGCCGTCTTTCAATGAGGGGTCTTTCACTATCAATATCAGTTCGCTGCCGGGTATTTCGCTGGAAGAGAGTAATAAAATGGGGCATCGTGCCGAGGAACTGTTGCTAACGATTCCCGAAATACAGACGGTGGCCCGCAAAACGGGGCGTGCCGAACTGGACGAGCATGCGCTCGGCGTGAACGTGTCGGAAATCGAGGCACCTTTTGAACTGAAAGACCGTCCGCGCAGCGAGCTTGTTGCCGAGGTTCGCGAGAAGTTGGGGACAATCACCGGCGCGAATATAGAAATCGGCCAGCCTATCAGTCACCGTATTGACGCTATGCTGTCCGGTACAAAGGCGAACATTGCTATCAAACTTTTCGGTGACGACCTGAACAAGATGTTCTCGCTCGGCAATCAGATAAAAGAGGCTATCGGGGATATTCCGGGCATTGCCGACCTCAACGTGGAGCAGCAAATAGAACGCCCTCAGTTGAAGATTCAGCCGAAACGGGAAATGTTGGCGAAGTTCGGAATTACCTTGCCGGAGTTTTCGGAGTATGTCAATGTGGCTCTCGCGGGAAAGGTTATCTCGCAGGTTTATGAGCAAGGAAAGAGTTTCGACCTTATTGTAAAGGTGAAGGACGACGCACGGGACGAGATGGAGAAAATCCGCAATCTGATGGTGGATACCAACGATGGCCGCAAGGTTCCTCTGAACTATGTGGCGGAAGTGGTTTCGTCCATGGGACCGAATACCATCAACCGCGAAAACGTGAAACGCAAAATCGTGATTTCAGCCAACGTTGCCGACCGCGACTTGCGTAGTGTGGTGAACGACATCCAGAAACGTATCGACACGTCGGTGCAGCTTCCTGAAGGGTATCACATCGAATATGGCGGACAGTTTGAAAGTGAACAGGCTGCCAGCCGGACATTGGCGCTGACTTCATTTATCAGTATCGTCGTTATCTTCCTGCTGCTTTACCATGAGTTCCGCAGTGTGAAGGAGTCCGGCGTCATCTTGTTGAACCTGCCGCTTGCACTGATTGGCGGTGTATTTGCACTGGTCATCACTACGGGAGAGGTGAGTATTCCGGCTATCATCGGCTTTATCTCTCTGTTCGGTATTGCGACTCGAAACGGTATGTTGCTTATCAGCCACTACAACCATCTGCAAAAAGAGGAAGGGCTGAATGTCTACGACAGCGTAATACAAGGCTCTCTCGACCGTCTGAACCCGATTCTGATGACTGCATTGTCTTCTGCTCTGGCACTGATTCCACTTGCACTGGGTGGCGACTTACCCGGAAATGAGATTCAAAGTCCGATGGCTAAAGTTATCTTGGGCGGACTTTTAACATCTACGTTCCTGAACGGTTTCATCGTCCCGATTGTTTACCTGATGATGCACCAGCGCCTGCGTAGTGCTGAAGCAAGGGTTCCTTCCGGCACGTTGCCGTCTGAGGGGGTAAGCATCAGTGAAATGTAA